In the genome of Carassius gibelio isolate Cgi1373 ecotype wild population from Czech Republic chromosome A25, carGib1.2-hapl.c, whole genome shotgun sequence, the window TATCCTGGTTTTGCTTGAATTTGGTCTCCAGCTCCACAAGAGATTTCTCCACGTTTGTGAAAGCCTCGTTGATCTGCACGATCTCCCTCTTCAGGTATTTCCCATAGCTGTCCTCGCCGTCCAGGTCGTAGGAGATGCTCTTCCCGAGGCTCTCCAGGACGCGCGCCGCGTCTTCTATCTGCTGCTTCATGATGATGAAATCCTCTCGTATGATCGAGTCCTGGTCTTCCTCCAGCGGACACGGCCTGCGGTCGATCCATTTAAAGAGCATCTGACATTTCTCCGGGTCTACGGTCTCCTCGTAATCACCGTCCGGGACGAAGAAGTGGTGAAAAGTCCCGTTGGACATTTCAGGGAGCAAAGGTCCATAGTAGACCGCACCGCAGAGCGGCAATAAAAACAGAGCAAGAGTGAAAGGTAACATGATAGACAGCTTCTGTCCACTTGGAAGGTCTGACTGACCTGACAGGGACGATGTCCACTTCTGGAATCCTTCCTATGAGTGTGAGCACTAGAAGAGACGCTCAGCTGTAATCTGAGTCCCACGCGCTTTCACGCGCTCAAATTACACCCACTCATGAGCACAGCCTGAAAGCGTTTTTAAACTTAGCTTTTTACATTTCTAGATATCACTTTGAAAAAACTCTGATTATATTATAAGTAATTGATTATTGATCAACAAGTATTATACTGTAATGATATGAAGCGAATACAAGTACATAAAAATAGTTTGTTTAACGAATCATCATCctgtaaatcatattttttaaaaacaatggcATTAATAAATAGTCAGAAGGTGTTGCACTTTATTGGCAccctaataatataatataatataatataatataatataatataatataatataatataatataatataatataatataatataatataatataatataataacaacttCTACTTTTGTGATGGTCATCAGTGCAAATTGATTTAAATCTATTTCCCATGTTTTTAACATGATcacatctttcaaaaaaaaataaaaaaaataaataataataaaaaaaaattatcaaggcAAACTACATATGTGAGAGTTTCAGTGATGACAAAGTAATCTTTACTAACATCACTAAAGCACGTCATCATCAGTGAGAGTAATAATGAACCACATTCTAGGTTTTGCACAAGTAAAATATAACACCTTGACAGACACAACTTCCTTTATATCCtttatattgatataaatataaCATGAACAGTGTTGGGGTAAGatccttttaaaagtaatgcattattaaaggtaatgcaatattgtttttATGCCTAAAAATAATTGCATTACTCAGTTATGTTACTTTTCCgagggttattttttattttttctctgatCTGGGATCGCCTTActggtttgtttttaatataaaaaagttatatttttggggACTATTTGGTGTTCGCCTTTCTGTTTGTGGTCACCTCTGGTATGGGAATCTTCTTCACCatcaaagagagaaagaaagcctCATCTAAAAAAAATCTGGTCGGGGGTCATCAGATGTCCTGGGGGCCGGTGGCCCTTTCTCTTACCGCCAGCTTCTTCTCTGCAGTCACAGTGATTGGGGGCCCATCAGATGTGTACAGATACAGGGCCTCATGTGTCATCTTTGGGGTCGCCTACACGTTTGTGGTATTTTTAACTGAGCTCTTCCTGCCAGTACCAGTACATACAATGCATgaatgtacatttcaaatgggcTTTTGTCATCAAAGGTTTTATACTAGTTATACTAGCTAGTTTTCACTAGTTTCACTATATTGCATACagattcttttattaaatattacattttattatctaaatcatcaatttaagatttatatatatatatatacagtggacAGAAATAAAGTATTGAGGTAGGATGTTGGCCAGATGTTTCTGGGCTTTTTGGAGGTCATGACCTTTAGTAATGAATCCCATAGGCCGTGTCAGCTGTAGTTATGCAGGTTGAGGCCCTC includes:
- the fibina gene encoding fin bud initiation factor, yielding MLPFTLALFLLPLCGAVYYGPLLPEMSNGTFHHFFVPDGDYEETVDPEKCQMLFKWIDRRPCPLEEDQDSIIREDFIIMKQQIEDAARVLESLGKSISYDLDGEDSYGKYLKREIVQINEAFTNVEKSLVELETKFKQNQDTEQREENEFTSNFINPMYNVRDTLQETLDISSGLKDKHELISLIIRSHGSRLSRLKNDYLSV